AGGAGGTCAGAATGATCCTATCCTTAACGATTTCATCACGGCGGACACCACGATCGAGCTGGCCGGCGTCCGCATCAGGTTGGACCTAACCAGAACGGTCACCTTAGCCGCGGCCTACGATCCCGGGTTTCCATTGGTGCTGAGTGGCAGCGTGATCGCCTGGCTGGGCTGTCTGATGGGACTGATCATGCCCTACCGAGGCTGGCGTGTCACCTTCACTCCCGGCCGAGACGGTGTCCAGGTTACAGGATACGCTGTGGACTTAGGAGCTCGTCCTGATAGACTCCGTATGCCCGACGCGCTATACACTCGCCGAAACAGCATAGACACACCGCCTCGCTGGCCTTTAGCGGCCTTAGGATGGATCGCGGCTTTGGCTCCTGCGGGGATGATGGCACTCCTGACCGCCTCTCTCTGGTGGGGCCAAGGGGCCTTTGGACGTTACTGGATGGAGTTAAGCGGCCAGAAATGGTTGCTGGCTCTAACACTAGCTGCGCTTTCCTGGCAGGCATGGAGATGGCCGAAGGTCATAACAGGCAAACGGGTATGAGAAAGCGAACGATCACCATTGGCGTTGCCGGTGGCACCGGCTCTGGTAAGACCACTGTCGCTCACGCGATCCTGGAGCGGGTAGGATGGCATCGCATCGCCTACCTTCAACACGATGCCTACTACCACGACGCCAGCAACCTGCCACCGGAGGAGCGAGCCCGCCTGAACTTCGATCACCCTAATGCGTTGGATAACGCGCTGTTGGCACAACATATCCGAGAATTACAGGCCGGGCGGCCAGTGGATGTTCCCATTTATGATTTCACCACGCATACCCGTCGTCCAGAGACTCGACGCGTGACCCCGGAGCCAGTGATCCTAGTGGAGGGTATCTTACTTTTCGCCGAGCCGACGCTGCGGGAGCTAATGGACATCAAGATCTTTGTAGATACCGACGCCGATCTGCGTTTCATCCGCCGGTTACGGCGGGACATCGCCGAGCGGGGACGCACGGTGGAATCGGTGATCGAGCAGTACTTGACCACGGTTCGCCCCATGCACCTAGAGTTCGTAGAGCCCAGTAAACGTTATGCGGACATCATCATCCCGGAGGGTGGGCTGAATGAAGTGGCCATTGAAATGGTGGCAACTCGCATTCGCGCCCTGCTGGAAGAGATCACCCGGGATTCAGATTGATTCTCCTCAAAAAAAGTGATATAATTTCCCAACCCTAAGCGACGGTCACAACTACACTTAAACATAGCTGTTAAGGAAATGGAAAGCTCACGGGGAACCGGCCCCTCTGGAAAAAGCTTTCAACCAACCCTTCACCTGCTTCTCCTAGCCATTTTAAAGAGGCCGGCTGAACCAGGCAAGGACTGGTTAGGGCAGAAAGAAAGCTTTTGCGGAGGTAGTTCTCCCCCAGTATCTCCCATAGATCCGTCCATAGTAACGTGGAAGAGGCCTTTCTCCGAAGATCACAGCTATCAAGTGATAGTGATGAGGAGGTCTGATGTCTACGCTCAAAGAAGCTCTTACTGGCTATGCGCTCTATCGAGGGCGTGAAGGGCATCTGAGTTTCGTACTGCACCGGCTGACCGGGCTGGGAGTCCTGGCGTTTCTGATTATCCACATCTTGGATACGTCCACGGTGTACTTCTTCCCCTCGCTGTATAACCACGCCATTGCGTTGTACCGGAGCACCCCCTTCGTGATCGGGGAGATCATCCTGGTCTTCTGCGTGTTCTACCACGGCGTTAATGGAATCCGCATCGCTGTGCTGGACCTCTGGGTGCCTCAGAAGTGGTCCATCGAGTCGGCACGCAAATCCGCCCGCTGGGCGCTCATTGCCAGCGTGATCTTATGGCTGCCCGCAGCGATCTGGATGACCCGCAGCTTGCTGATCCATAACTTCGGCTTGCTTGGAGGATGACGACATGACCGTCCGAGTCCGTCAGGTTCAGACTCCCAAGAACTTTGAGACGATCGCCTGGGCGTGGATGCGATATAGTGGCATCTTGCTCATCCCGCTGGTCTGGATTCATGTGATCTTACAAGATGTGCTGGTAGGGGTGCATCGGATTGATCTGGATTACGTGGCCATGCGGTGGGCGTTGCTAGGCTGGCGCGTTTACGATGCGTTGCTGCTAGGGTTCACTTTCGCGCACGGGATGAATGGCCTGCGCCAGGTGCTGAACGACTTTGTCCATACTGAATCGGCGAGGCGCCTTGTAGCCCGGTTGCTGTTCGCCTTTTGGCTGGTCATCACCTTGATCGGCGCGATCGCCATCATTGGAGGGGTGCGTCAGCCCTGAACTTCGGAAAGCTAGGAGTGAGGAATGGCGCAACACCACCAGTTTGAGGTTGTAATCGTAGGAGCGGGCGGGGCCGGGCTGATGGCGGCCCTTTACGCCTCTCGGAAAGCCAAAACAGCTGTCTTGAGCAAGCTTTACCCTACGCGCTCACACACTGGGACAGCCCAAGGGGGAATCGGGGCAGCTCTGGGGAACCTGGAGGAAGACCACCCCGAATGGCATACCTTCGACACGGTCAAAGGGAGCGATTATCTAGGCGACCAAGATGCCATCGAGTTCATGTGCTATGAAGCTGTGCCCATCGTCTATGAGCTAGAGCATATGGGCCTGCCCTTCTCCCGTACCCCGGATGGGCGCATCGCTCAGCGGCCGTTCGGCGGCCATACCAATAACGTCACCGGCAAGCCAGTCCGCCGGTCCTGTTACGCAGCCGACCGCACCGGTCACATGATCCTGCAGACGTTGTACCAACAGTGCATCAAGAACCATGTGACCTTCTTTGATGAGTTCCAGGTATTGGATTTGATCGTCGTCAACGGTGCAGCGGCCGGCGTCGTGGCCATTGAGCTGGCCACGGGGGAACTACATGTCTTTCACGCCAAGGCAGTGGTCTTCGCCACCGGAGGGCACGGCCGATTATGGGAGATCACATCTAACGCCTACGCCTATACGGGGGATGGGATCGCCATCGCCCTTCGGCGCGGGATTCCAGCTGAAGATATGGAGTTCTTCCAGTTCCATCCTACTGGCATCTATCGGCTGGGGATTTTGATCACCGAGGGAGTGCGTGGCGAGGGCGGTGTGCTCATCAACGACAAGGGTGAACGCTTTATGGAGCGGTACGCCCCTCGTGTGAAGGACCTGGCCTCGCGTGATGTGATCAGTCGTGCCATGTATATCGAGATGCGCGAGGGCCGTGGCATCGGTGGCCAGCGCTACCTGTACCTGGATGTGCGCCCGGAGACGGTTAACAAGTACGCCGAGCTGGATGGCCGCACCCGTCCAGATGGTTCTCCGTATCGCGTCACGGCTGAGGAGATCCTGGCCAAAGTCCCCGACATCATCGATTTCTGTCGCACCTATCTAGGGATAGATCCGCTTACTCAGCCTATTCCCGTGCAACCGACAGCCCACTATGCGATGGGCGGCATCCCCACCAACAAGTTTGGGGAGGTGGTGATTGATGAGCACAACACCGTCATGCCCGGGCTGTATGCCGCCGGCGAGGTGGCCTGCGTCTCCGTGCATGGCGCCAACCGGCTGGGCACCAACTCGTTGGTGGACATCCTGGTCTTCGGCAAGTACGCTGGCTTGCGGGCCGCGGAGTTCGCCCGAGGCGCTGCCTTTCAGCCTCTCCCCGCTGATGCTGCTGACTTCGCCCGCTCTCAGTTAGATCGGCTGCTCCACTCGCAAGGCAGCGAAAGGGCCGCCGATATCAGCCGTGAGCTAAAGGCCACCATGTTTGATCATGTGGGGGTCTTCCGCACTGAGGAAGGGATGCGCCAGGCGCTGGCGAAGATTCGTGAGCTCAAGGAACGCTATCGCCACATTCGCATACAGGACCGAGGTCGCATCTTCAACATGGACCTGCTCAACGCCTGGGAGCTGGGCAACCTGCTCGACCTGGCGGAAGTCACTACTGTCTCAGCCCTGGCCCGCACTGAGAGCCGCGGCGCGCATGCTCGTGAGGACTATCCCCAGCGCGACGATGTAAATTGGCTCAAACACACCTTGGCTTGGATGTGCCAGGATGGCATTCAGTTGCGCTATAAGCCAGTGGTCATCACCAAGTACCCACCCAAAGAACGGACATACTGATCAAAGGCCAAAGACGAGATGGCTCTCCGTCTTTCATTCATGATTTGGAGAAAGCCGTATGCTAGTCACCCTGAAGATCCTTCGCTACAATCCT
The genomic region above belongs to Anaerolineae bacterium and contains:
- the udk gene encoding uridine kinase, translated to MRKRTITIGVAGGTGSGKTTVAHAILERVGWHRIAYLQHDAYYHDASNLPPEERARLNFDHPNALDNALLAQHIRELQAGRPVDVPIYDFTTHTRRPETRRVTPEPVILVEGILLFAEPTLRELMDIKIFVDTDADLRFIRRLRRDIAERGRTVESVIEQYLTTVRPMHLEFVEPSKRYADIIIPEGGLNEVAIEMVATRIRALLEEITRDSD
- a CDS encoding FAD-dependent oxidoreductase, which codes for MAQHHQFEVVIVGAGGAGLMAALYASRKAKTAVLSKLYPTRSHTGTAQGGIGAALGNLEEDHPEWHTFDTVKGSDYLGDQDAIEFMCYEAVPIVYELEHMGLPFSRTPDGRIAQRPFGGHTNNVTGKPVRRSCYAADRTGHMILQTLYQQCIKNHVTFFDEFQVLDLIVVNGAAAGVVAIELATGELHVFHAKAVVFATGGHGRLWEITSNAYAYTGDGIAIALRRGIPAEDMEFFQFHPTGIYRLGILITEGVRGEGGVLINDKGERFMERYAPRVKDLASRDVISRAMYIEMREGRGIGGQRYLYLDVRPETVNKYAELDGRTRPDGSPYRVTAEEILAKVPDIIDFCRTYLGIDPLTQPIPVQPTAHYAMGGIPTNKFGEVVIDEHNTVMPGLYAAGEVACVSVHGANRLGTNSLVDILVFGKYAGLRAAEFARGAAFQPLPADAADFARSQLDRLLHSQGSERAADISRELKATMFDHVGVFRTEEGMRQALAKIRELKERYRHIRIQDRGRIFNMDLLNAWELGNLLDLAEVTTVSALARTESRGAHAREDYPQRDDVNWLKHTLAWMCQDGIQLRYKPVVITKYPPKERTY
- the sdhC gene encoding succinate dehydrogenase, cytochrome b556 subunit, which codes for MSTLKEALTGYALYRGREGHLSFVLHRLTGLGVLAFLIIHILDTSTVYFFPSLYNHAIALYRSTPFVIGEIILVFCVFYHGVNGIRIAVLDLWVPQKWSIESARKSARWALIASVILWLPAAIWMTRSLLIHNFGLLGG
- a CDS encoding succinate dehydrogenase — translated: MTVRVRQVQTPKNFETIAWAWMRYSGILLIPLVWIHVILQDVLVGVHRIDLDYVAMRWALLGWRVYDALLLGFTFAHGMNGLRQVLNDFVHTESARRLVARLLFAFWLVITLIGAIAIIGGVRQP